A single Xiphias gladius isolate SHS-SW01 ecotype Sanya breed wild chromosome 22, ASM1685928v1, whole genome shotgun sequence DNA region contains:
- the LOC120784695 gene encoding LOW QUALITY PROTEIN: trace amine-associated receptor 8b (The sequence of the model RefSeq protein was modified relative to this genomic sequence to represent the inferred CDS: inserted 1 base in 1 codon; deleted 2 bases in 1 codon; substituted 1 base at 1 genomic stop codon), with product MIETSTSTMLDRTEPAHCTVCCCTLANKILMVVFMVLLIFAILFGNLVTLAVVLGTKHFHTPQGYLKASLAVADLAVGIFVVPVSVYAEVYLMVTDCAPEWTSYNSQLVSFHPCNVIGPIFAGCTFVSITTIFLLTIERSIAVLRPLHKDSVITRKRTMILIVLSWVGSFFMAVCPMVFSNEIALEYNSCSRMCNYALGTMSEFPSQAWNILLLFPAFDFTLLGGTVVINIISLSSIRQHSKRRKHLAMTKSQNTTNPTFSDIKAAKTIGTLTLAFTASFTPIAVFVVGNVLGNKWCNFSFFAFWILASNSCWNVIIYSVRDQKFRLCAHKLLMPFQRXKHNLTLKKFGDKSPQTNLSRSASXMFVCRTNSLFSTHCESR from the exons ATGATTGAGACCAGCACATCGACAATGCTGGACAGAACTGAACCGGCGCACTGCACCGTGTGCTGCTGTACGCTGGCCAACAAAATCCTCATGGTGGTCTTCATGGTGCTGCTGATCTTTGCCATCTTGTTTGGGAACTTGGTGACTCTGGCCGTGGTTCTGGGGACTAAACACTTCCACACCCCACAGGGGTACCTGAAGGCGTCCCTTGCTGTGGCTGATCTGGCGGTGGGGATATTCGTGGTGCCGGTGTCCGTCTACGCCGAGGTCTATCTGATGGTGACCGACTGTGCACCAGAATGGACTTCATACAACTCGCAGTTGGTGAGTTTCCACCCGTGCAACGTCATTGGTCCCATCTTCGCCGGGTGCACCTTTGTCTCCATAACGACTATTTTCCTGCTGACGATCGAGCGGAGCATCGCTGTGCTGAGGCCGCTGCACAAGGACTCTGTGATTACCCGTAAAAGGACCATGATCCTCATCGTCCTATCCTGGGTGGGGAGTTTCTTCATGGCCGTGTGTCCGATGGTTTTCAGCAATGAGATCGCTCTGGAGTACAACTCCTGCAGCCGGATGTGTAACTACGCGCTGGGGACCATGAGCGAGTTCCCCAGCCAGGCCTGGaacatcctcctcctgttccccGCTTTTGACTTCACCCTCCTCGGCGGCACTGTGGTGATAAACATCATCTCTCTGTCCAGCATCAGGCAGCACTCGAAGCGCAGGAAACACCTGGCCATGACCAAGAGCCAGAACACCACCAATCCTACGTTCTCTGACATTAAGGCGGCTAAGACTATCGGGACTTTAACGTTGGCGTTTACAGCATCGTTCACCCCCATTGCCGTTTTCGTTGTGGGGAATGTTTTGGGGAATAAATGGTGCAACTTTTCCTTTTTCGCCTTCTGGATTCTGGCCAGCAACAGTTGCTGGAATGTCATTATTTACAGTGTGAGGGATCAGAAGTTCAGACTTTGTGCACACAAGCTCCTAATGCCTTTCCAGA ATAAACACAACCTAACCCTCAAGAAATTCGGGGACAAAAGCCCGCAGACGAACCTGAGCAGATCTGCATCG TAGATGTTTGTTTGTCGCACAAACTCTTTGTTCAGCACACATTGTGAGTCTCGTTAA